DNA from Ananas comosus cultivar F153 linkage group 12, ASM154086v1, whole genome shotgun sequence:
TGAAGATAATGGAGGTGTTTGAAGATAACGGTTTTCTAAATTCTAGAATGTTCTGATAGAATGAGGATGTAAAGTATCAACATTGACAAACAGAATGTTCAGACTCTAGAACTCGATGCACACATACACCCAAAAAAACATACTTCTTAATTACCAAGCATGATAGaagaaattttcaattttaaattccagTTGAAAACTTTAGATAAGTTTTCTTCCGGAACACAccattttaaaaatcaaataatgttCAGTCCAGAATGGCGAAAATAACTGAAATACCTCGGTGGTCTCTTGACCAAAAAATCTTCAACTTGAGAGAGCGATGGATTGAATAAAGAAAGCCTCGCTGCAAGAGCCTCCTCAAAAGGGACAGAACCACTCATTGCCCTAAAATTTCATCAGAAGTGATAATTCAGGAGTCAACTTCTACATTTAAAGAAATTCTATACTAGAATAAAGCTTCTCAACCTTTTCAGCACAGATTCAGTTTGGTCCCCAATCTTTCACTTGTTAATACCCTAACCTGTGTAATGTTCCAATCTTACCCTTTCACTTTACCCTAACTATCTAATTGTTAACACCCTTGCTGTGCCTGTTATTCAAATCTTACCCTTCCGTTAAGTTCCTCCATTAAAATAGATGTAATTGACTTTTCAACTTCTCATATGGTGTTTACCTCAGCGTATCCAACTTAACAGAGAAATCTAATGAAAAGGTTAAGATTGCAACGAAATGCAACTGAAAGTCAGGGACCAATCTGAAAACTCTTAAAAGGGATGGCAGCACATAAGTGTTCTCGGACTCGCAAAATTAAACACACTTATTTCATTTTACATAGTAAAAAAACAAGTTCTTACTTATTAGTCCATTCTGCAACAGCTTTCCCAGCCCCACAGAAATCTGCTAGTTCATCAATTCCCTCATCTAAGCACACGGTGCTGTCCACATCAAAACACACCGCGTCAGCACTGCGCCAGATCTCAAGAATCTCTGCATACAAACACACTAGATGTTTGAATAATTCAATCTACAGATATTACATATCTATCGTTGCTAAATCATCCATTCACATTCTTTTTTCCTTGCAAAATCAGCATTGTCATATATGCTCTCAAACCCCTCTAGTTACAAGAATGCCCCACTTTCGAATAACTTTTCCAAGAGAAACCCACCTTCTCTCATGAATCTGGTGACTCCTCAACTTATGATAAGGGTATGTATACATTTTACTAATGGCCGGCTAGAAGGCATCCCCGACACCTGCTTTCAAAGATGTGTCCAACCCACACAACGCCCTTTCTCGCTTCTCGCATACCAGACCAACCTCCCTTCCCAGGAGAAATTATTATCTGCACCTGGAGTACGCATACATCTCACACACCATACTCATACActgcatttaatttttaaatatataaacctCAATTTGACCCTCTATAATTTATCTCGTTTTCACTTTGCCACCCCGTGGTTCAAAAAATTGCACttaatttttatgtggttgtaACCttattttaaccaaaaaaatttaCCATCGCATTGAATAacaaagtgaaatttttttaataaccaCCGAGTAGTTAAGTGTAACTTTTGAACCACAGGGTGGCAAAGTGAAAAGGAGCCACGCcccttaattatatatattttatattaagatCCTTTTATTTGTctgaatcaaataattttaaccAGATAGATTGAAAAATTTACCAATGATATAGAAAATTGTAACTAATGAAGCAGATGATTAAGCAATTAAATGGGTTGAACAACAAAGGAAGACATGATGAAATGTACAGATGCATCAAGTGCAGGCAATAGTTTCTTAAAGCtataaaataactcaaatctaATAGCTTAAAATGTTAaacagtaaattaaaattttaaaatattaaatgatCATTTTCAAATTGCCCAAAGTTTATATTagttttatgaatttttatcGATATTAAAGGCTTTTATAGATAACTTTCAATACACTTCCAAATTATGATTGGCGAAtaaatatttatcaaaatttaaaaataatattactatTTGTTCAAGATTCAGCAGTAACTATGACTCCGCTGCAAAGCGCAGGCCCTTCAGTAGTTTTTCAAGAAACTGCTTTTCGACGGGTATACAAACAAACTCAGATATTACAAGCGAGTAATTTAAAATGGATGATTTTGCAAGGATGTCTAATTTTAAAGCTAATTAAAACCATTCctacagaaaaataaaaaattcttggAAATAACCTTTCGTAGGTAAAGTGTTGGCGAACTGCATGGAAGTGGTACCCTTTGAGACCTCCAATGAAGCTGCTACAACAAAGAGAGGCTTGGAAGGTTTCATAGTACTGAATGAATGCGTAAGCAATCTCACAGGTAGATGAGAAGCAAGTGATGTTTGAAGAATAGAACGACGGGAGCAACGGGATGGACGAACTGGATTGATCCGAACATTAACCAGCCCAGCcataaatctataattaatcATCAAAAGAGAGCATATGATCATGGAATCTTATAGATGGAAATTTGTAAAATGAGAAGGAAATTGAAAGTGGGGACAGAAGTATAAGTGCACACATATGCCAAAGAAAATATTAGAAGATACTCTTTCTTTTTCGGAGTTCAATTCGAATTGTGAATGTACATTCTATAAATCTTACATAATTTATGAACTCGCATACCAAAGATTAATGAAAATGAAATTTCTTTTGATTCGAGTATAAATAATAGCTGATCTGACCCTGGCATTGCAAAGAATCATGTGTTCATTTCATTCTTTCAGCTACATATTCCACAAAATAAGTAGCCATGGTTTGTCAATTACCAACATCGACAAATTTCAATTACAAAGTTAAGATTGATTTCAAGAAATTTGCAACAAGTTATCATACATTGTGCTTATAATATGTTCAAGACGAGTATGAGGCATCTCTTGCACCTTTCATAACAGCAAGTTACATAGAACAAATTAAACTCTTTAAAACAATTCctaacttgaaaaaaaaaatccatggaTTTTATTTCGTTTCGTCAAATAATTCTGCAACTCTATTTCAGTATAACTCAAAATCGTCGGTTGCTTTCTTCCTATTGTTTGTCAAATCAGCACTGAACCAACTAAATCAGAATCTACAGGAGCAAAATTTATACATATTCCCTGTATAATCCGGATGTTCCTACCTAGTTCTCGTACTTTCATTCAAAACAATTTTGTTtctagtgtgtatatatatataataatatactatatatatatattttatatattatatatatatatatagaattgagccctatgctttaaaagtaccaagtctttggtgcttgtaagttttcggcgtACCTTGGATTAAAGGGATGTCGGTTAGCATGATGTGGGCCTTCTAGGTTGATGCTGGTGGTGTTGCAATAGTTAATACTGTCTAACGGGTGAAGAATGATTCAGCATGCGTAGATCTAATGGATAGAAAATTACAAGccaatgcttggtgctatttaGCTAGCAACCTTAGCcggactctaatatatatatatatataatattatatatatatagttgactgggctactatcggtagtcaATGCTGGTACTCACCAATTTATTTTGAGatgagcttccaaattgatgatccacAGTTGACCATGAGTCTAGACCATTTTAAATGTATCTTAGAATTTCATTCGTAGATTTTGGTATCCTAagctgaacgatcaaagggtcacaataatctaataattttaatgcCGATATGGCGGTTTAactatagaagagttcaaattcATAAAATTGTTTGTGTAAAGATTGTTGTGAACTATTTAAGATGAAGAGGAGTGACGGTGAAATcctcaatatataaaaattgtatcatcacttttggAAGGATATCGATTCCAtgccattcatttttgtgttcaCTGTATGTTAGCAAAGAACCAATATCGCAAAATgtgttgaaatttgatttccagatgtTTAAAAGTTAGATCATGTAACTTGTCTATCATCAATTTGTCCTATTCATCATAAACAAATCTAATATATCGATCTGTTACTACTAATTCTagcaaaatattatattattttaatatatatattatatataattaatgtaagatatattttaatatatatagaatgagcTTCGCGTATGGTTATTAAGTACAAATATAGGGTTgtgatttttagccattggtattaaaattataaatatcataGATTATGGtggccccctagagttgaggTGTGTTTGGTGTATATAGTATAATCTATATGGGTTAAAAATAATCGGATGAGTATATAATCTGTGAATTAAACACAAGCACTAGTCTGCTTTACAAGCACCAACtggattcatatatataaatgaagtggatatatatatatatataatatagatatgtGGATCTAACACTACATTaatacacatacacacacacatatatacatatatatgtgtgtatatacacacacgagctaggctggtatactatcggtagcacggaagcctctatgctgccaagttgttttcaatgatgtcgcttccaaatcgacaatcggctccgttaaacttgatctacactattaaaagtatttggaaactaaatttcacaattttccACAATTCTTGGAATAAAGTGAAAtatacaagagaaaaaaaaaaacacagagaagataaaagttttaataGCAAAACAtgaaaagataataattttaatcataattccaatataaaaagaaaaatgaaaaagaagaagaactaAGAAAATCACAGATGTAAGGTTTTTTTCGTTGAAGCAAAAGATCGAACACCTTAAGAGCGTCTCCTTTGCAATCGTAAACAAAACCATTCAAATCACTAGGCACGATTCATTAGTGACAATAGGTACATGCGACATTCTAAAATCATTCGAAAACACTCCCGCTAATCACAAATTCACGGTAAAAatatgcacaaaaaaaaaatgaaaaaaacggTGCAAAAACGGAATTAGAAAAGCGTTTTTGAGCGATGAGtagatagaaaaaaattaaaagaaattgaaaGATCCCAAATTGCAAACCCTAACCTCTCTTTTCGATCTCTCCGCGCCGAGAAATGCGATCCGAGATCCCCACGAAATGTAAGgggaagagagagtgtgtgttcGTGGGGCGTGAATATTAACGCTTCGCACAATATCCGACCGGTCCAGTTCGGTCCGGTTTGGTTCGGTCGGTTTGGTTCGTTTCGTGTTTTTGGGGGTAAATTGCACATtgggtcctcaaactatgaccGTGTTGACACTTTACTCCTCAAACTTTAAGTTGTTGTAATATTGGCCTCTAACTTTTACAATTATCGCAATCAAATCTAATtcaattgactaaatattgatatacCGCTAATGTAGAGGTGATATAGCAATATTGTAATTGATGATTGCATCAATGATGTGTTaaaatttagtcaactaaattaaattgtgggacttaattataaaaatttaaaaaattcaagctaaatattaaaataaattagagtttaaaagTGTCACAAGCCAAACGGGTAATTacccctttttttcctttttcttgtgcCAAAGATGTATAAAGACCCATTAACTATAGGCTCTTCTGAAATAGCCCTctccactctttttttttttttttttgagtgattGAGAGTAGGGGCAAAAATTTATACTCAAAATCTAGACGATAAATATTTATCCAATTtgaaaaatctattaattacaataaaaattatggAGTCAGTGTAAATCAATGTTTgccatattaatgccatgccaGGAACGAAAACCTTGCCAAACCTTACCGCATGacaatttttgttaaaattagcAAAATTTCTAATGATAGTAACTTAATTGAAACATGTATTAAAAGTAAGGGACCTCATTGCATGGAGAAAAAAGTTGGGGACCAATAGTGCAATTAACCTTTGGAGAGTATTAGGGTAGGTTTGTGATGTGGATATTATGGTAGGTATGGAAAAGCAATCTCCCAAGTAACACTAATTATTATTCTCTCCACCTAACTTTTGTGCACTTTGACATATTTGAGAGTCACTGCTTTACTTACCCAAAATATTTCCTACGATTTTAATATCAAGAAaggtaaaagtaaaaaagaaaaaaaaatgcaatgtatatgcagagattttttgaaatttggcttccaaattcataattttgatCCAAATTAAATGAGTTCAGTAGAGCTAATGGACGCACTAACAAACCATTACGACAGTCAATTCAGCTTGATGTTAGTGAGCCAGCTTatattcggctcgaaatgagcttgagattgaccgctcgtttaataaactaGTTAAACATGAACAGGATTAGCTCGCTCATGTTCAGTTCAatatagctctctctctctctctcccctatatatatatatatatatatatatatatatatatatatatatatatatatatatatatatatatattatttggattttaaACCAATCCAAATGCAaagaaacatatattttttaataattagattaagattttaagtttttttcaatttttcgccGAGTAATAGTACTAATAATCTAACTTACTGTTTGCGAACTAGATTGTGTTTGGCTTGTTGACAGCCCTACTCTGTAAAAACTCAATTTTGATTCTGCGTCtctctttaaataaaaacttttaactaaTTAGATTATAAATTTCAGATTAGCTACAAAAgtagtaaataagaaaagtaagaTGCACGATCAGGATGAAGCATTCACAAAACTTATTTGTTAGTTGGTAGGATGCGAATCGGTTTTGCACTTTTGATTATTATTTGAGTAGTTATTTATGTCTCAATTACATTTTGTGAGTAGAggaatttttaatctttatagattatattttaataaatggtAGTTTACACAAGATCAACCAGGAAATTTGAGTCCCctattttcctttttcatgTTGTTGGAATTTTGTGTCATTGTTGATGAGAGGGAGTATTTCATCTTGTGTCGAAACCcaattttgaatatttgaaaATCAAACCTAATGGCCAATTTCTTATATGTTAGGATTCGTCCATATTGGGacttttctaaaatatttctaatccatatggggtaagaaataaatatttataattatctgttaTATTTCTAGCCCACTTGGGataaagaataaatctaacagataaatcctaatctgttTAAATAGTTGGAATATGATTAGAATTAATATCTCCCttatggcctataaatacatgagATATTGACCACACAcgtgatataaaaaaaataagaatcatCTCTCCATAAAAATTCTCTCTTGTGTTCGCTCTAGGGCACCATCTGAAACCCTAGAGATTTGGGCGGTGTGCGGCGATCGACTCTAGTAGCTGGATTGCAACGAGTAAGAACAATGTgcaacaaattgagacaggaCGTTGGCGGATCAACGAGTTCGTAAAATAAGACGAGATTCGATTCTGATAATCGTAATACATTCCGCAACaaaagaggtatgtaaaaatctataAGATTTTTGCGATTGATTTTtgggtatttaattaattttatccaaCATTATAGAATTTCACTACTTGTGGATAGTTTTCGTGGTTTATTGGCGAATTTGAAGTCTACTTTATATTTAACATGAAAAAGTACTGCGTCGAAAATGAAACGATTCTAATTTCAAAGTCGATGAACGTTGACAAGACTAATGAAAAAGCCGAACCGAAATCAACTTTCATAGTCAAAAACTCAAACCCTAACGACTCAACTCGAAGTGATCTAAAACTTTTGACACATTGAACTCGTACAAGAGCTACATAGACCCTAGACAACCAGAAAGCAATTTGAAGTCTACTTTATATTTAACAGGAAAAAGTACTGCATAGAAAATGGAACAATTCTAAATTTACGTAATCAAAGTCGATGAAAGTTGACAGGACTAACGCAAAAACCGAACTGCAATCAACTTTCATAGTCAAAAACTCAAACCCTAACAATTCAACCTGAAGCGatctaaaacttcaaatacaccgAACTCAAATAAGAGCTACGTAGACCCTAGACAACCAAAAAGCAAATAGACTGAATCAAATCGTCTAAGCTCAACATAATCCAAATGCAAACAACTTAAAACTCAAGATAACCAAATCTTGAACCAAATCGAGCTAAAACGACTAGAAAATTTTAGACAATCTAAATTCGAATGAAAAACCATGAACCCTAGACTCTAAACCCAAGTAACCTAAAACTCTAAGCAATGAAAATCCAATATGACCCGACCTAATCTGCTAGTGTGTCGCCTATTTTTATGACTTGAAACCAAATAATATGCTGAGCAAGCCTATGTTTATGACTCAAATTAAGATGGAAtgcttaaaaaattaaaataggtGAATTAAACTTtttcataattaaatttttataaattttaatttgctaataaaatataagttggaaTAGCTCAGTTGGTTAGAGCGTGTGGCTGTTAACCACAAGGTCGGAGGTTCAAGCCCTCCTTCTagcgtttaaattttaaattaatttatagagagttttagtttaaattttaatttttattttaatacaatttatagtgagttttaattttgttttcacTACACATTTTATTGTGATGGTGTTTTTAATTCTGGTTCCTACATATTACTTTCCTGTTCTTATATTCTAGttcctatattttttattttgtcttaacTACTTTTATTCTCTTGTATGTGCACTTTTAATTTTGTTCCTTaccaatttatttattcttatagcATATTTCATATTGGTTTTATTAGtggtgtttttaaaatttttaattttttaattttaattttaatttttatttacttctaATTCTGCAAGCTTCTTAGATTTCACTCTACATTTAAAACTTAGCTTCTAATTTTGTTTCACTATTTTAACCTTTAAAGAAGTTTAATAgcattacttcttttttttttttgggttgtatgtgcaattttatttttgtatctgAGCACTTTAAATTTATGTGTAATTATTTCACCTACAAACCACAGTTCCACCTAATTTTTACAGCTCACAAAGCTACAAAGAATACAAATTTCTCATAACTTTTAATCTAATCTCTTACATATTGATTTTTTCTATGTTCAACTTCTAGCAATGCAGTTCATGCTTGAATATTATCAACACATCTACGCAGACGCAAAATTTGAGCATTTGATTCAATTTATAACAAAATCGAAAATTAGAACACAATGAAACAGTTAAATTCAAAACTAGAGGTATCATTTACAGCAGAGAGTGTATCTTGTCTCCATCTCTTCTTTTCGACAAATAAATCTCCACAAGTTTTGTATACAATAAACAGATCAATGCTTTTGCAGACAAAGTATCTTTAAATGCGAACTAAGTaagggaagaagaaaaagagtaaaatgagattacaaaaaaagagaacaaaaaagagCGCTTTCGGATGCATCACTATATAAAAGGCAatgtttcaaatttaatatccaATGATATGGATTCATCACAAAAGAAGCAACAGAATAATTTGCCAAATACAAAGAAGGAAAGGAGCCTAATTTGAAGGATTTCatgattatatatttcttattcaTTCATGTATAAAtctctatatattaataaagtttGATCCCTCACTGATGTGGAgaggaattcacccattttaaatcttctttatggtatcagagcctttccAAGAGAATATCACCTTCTTTATGGTATCGAGAGTCAAGATTTACTTGGTTTCATCACTGGAGAATCAAAGCCACCACATCACGAAGTACCTTCATCCGACGAAAGTAGCCAAATTCAAAATCCAGATTTCACAGCATGGACGCGCACAGATCGTCTAGTGAAAGCTTGGATCACCGGAACTCTCTCCGAAGAAGTCCTGGGACTTGTCGTTGGTGTGAAGACTTCAGCAGATGTATGGCAAGCTCTTGCAGATGCATTTTCTCAAAATTCGCAGGCTCGTGAATTTGAATTACTCTCAAAACTTCAATATATGAAGAAGGGTACGTCTTCCTTATCTGAATATTTACGAGAGTTTAAGTCGATTTGTGATCAATTAAATGCTATTGGCAAACCTGTCTCTGATCAAAGCAAGGTTTTTTGGCTCTTAAGTGGACTTGGACCACAGTATGAGTCTTTTGCCACGGCTATGTTAAAACCACTAGTACCATCTTACTCTGACTTAATTCCTTTGCTTCAAAGTCATGAATTAAGAAATAAAGGACACGAAAGTAACCCAACAAACCACTCCATGGCCTTCATAAGCCAAAGATATGGAGGTGGCATAGATTTGATAACAGCTATCAAGCAGAGGATATTCCACAAGCCTTAGCGGCAATGCAACTTGAAAGCGCTCAAGATGAGGAATGGTTTCCAGATACGGGAGCAACAGCGCACATGACAAAGGATGCAGGTAAACTTGTTAATTTGAAGCCATATAAAGGATCTGATTCAGTTATAGTTGCAAATGGGGATAAATTGAATATTTCTCATATTGGTGAAACTAGAATTACTAATGGAAAATCTAGTATACCATTAAGAGAGGTGCTATTAGTCCCAAATATACAACAAAATTTATTATCAGTTTCACAGCTTACTAATGATTATCCGTGCCAGTTTGAGTTTCGTAATGATGGTTTTGAAATTAAGGACTTGAAGACAAAGCAGGTCCTAGCATCGGGAAGTAAGCATGGAGGTCTTTATGTCTTTAATAAGCCGAAAGTTCAAGCCTTCTTTTCAAGACGTTTTTGAATAGCTGATGAGGATGTATGGCATAGACGATTCGGTCATCCACAAGCGAAGGTGCTGCGGTATCTTGTTTCAAACAATTTGATTTCGGTCAATAAAAAATCTAGTAGTTTATGTACGAGTTGTCAAATAAGCAAAAGTTCAAGACTTCCTTTTTATCCTTCAAATAATCGATCGACTCAGGCATTAAATAAAATACATTGTGATTTATGGGGACCGGCTCCAGTTTCTTCAGTGCAAGGTTTTAGATATTATGCTGTGTTTATTGATGATTTTTCTCGCTACTGTTGGTTTTATCCTCTTAAGAGAAAGCTGGATTTCTTTAGTTGTTTCGTTGCTTCTCAAAAAATGGTTGAGAAGCAGCTtgataaaacaataaaaatatttcaatcaGATGGTGGTGGAGAATTTATCAAAAAGGAATTTCTTGATCATTTACTTGATAGAGGTATTGTACATCAGTTATCTTGTCCAGGAACGTCGGAACAGAATGGTGCTGCCGAACGCAAACACAGGCATGTGGTGGAACTCGGATTAGCTATGCTAAATCAAGCTAATGCGCCGAAACAATTTTGGGTTGATGCTTTTGCAACAGCAAATTTCTTAATTAATCGACTACCGTCTCCGGCATTGGGTATGAATTGTTCTTATACTGTTTTATTCAATAAACAACCCATTTATACTATTCTCAGAACCTTTGGATCTCGTTGTTATCCATATCTTAGACATTATGCtacaaataaatttgataatagaTCATTGCCATGCATTTTTCTGGGATATAGTGAGAAACATAAAGGATATCGATGTTTGTATCGGCCAACAGGAAGAGTTTATATCTCTCGTCATGTTATTTTCgatgaaaatatttttccattCACTTTAACAACCGACGTCCCTAATACAATAGCAGTGCAAGATGAGCCATCTATTTTTCATGAATGGAAGCATCCTTGTGAAATAGAAAATACAATGAATCAACCTTCCTCAAATGACTCCGATAGAGCAAGGCTCTTTAATGAGTCCCCAATACAATCACATGATGATGTTTCTATTGCTTCCTTTACTCATGATCAAATGCATTCTACTGCCCAAGAGATTCATTCTGATTATGAAATGACTGCACCATTTGATCAAGGCACATTTACTATGCCTACATACAAGGACCCACTTCCACAAGAAAGTCAAGTATCACCATCTCATAGCATGGTAACTAGAAGTAAAGCTGGAGTTTTTAAACCAAATCCTAAATATGCTCATTTAACCATCACTTCCGCTATCCCTGTAGAACCCAAAACTATTAAAAGTGCCCTGAAACATGAAGGATGGAAGCTTGCTATGATAGAAGA
Protein-coding regions in this window:
- the LOC109717884 gene encoding phosphoserine phosphatase, chloroplastic produces the protein MAGLVNVRINPVRPSRCSRRSILQTSLASHLPVRLLTHSFSTMKPSKPLFVVAASLEVSKGTTSMQFANTLPTKEILEIWRSADAVCFDVDSTVCLDEGIDELADFCGAGKAVAEWTNKAMSGSVPFEEALAARLSLFNPSLSQVEDFLVKRPPRISPGISELIEKLKANKTDVYLVSGGFRQMIKPVALELGIPLENIFANQLLFGSSGEFLGFDTTEPTSRSGGKATAVQQIRKVHDYKTLVMIGDGATDLEARKPGGADLFICYAGVQMREAVAAKADWLLFDFKELVKSLT